From the genome of Bacteroides sp. MSB163, one region includes:
- a CDS encoding AMP-binding protein — protein MNLDTEHVDVICTSELQEIVPSSSGIHPEKNENAYIIFTSGSTGEPKGVPISRNNLNAFYNAYSHLDWQLDENDRMLQMFELTFDVSIVSFLFPLAIGACIYTVSPEGVKYINVIETLEKYNLTFAAVAPSLLQLLLPYFSEIQLPELKYLIVTAEASDVELLSAFRACAPNASFVNLYGPTEGTIYCTAYRIPTTSCKHHNGMIAIGKPFEGVDVLIMDNNGSPVATGETGELWISGRQVMNGYWNAPKKTKECLIEGKHCMEHFPLNTSSKTDRKRILELI, from the coding sequence TTGAACCTGGATACTGAACACGTAGATGTTATATGCACTTCGGAGTTACAGGAAATAGTTCCGTCTTCTTCCGGCATACATCCGGAAAAGAATGAAAATGCTTATATCATTTTCACCTCCGGCAGTACGGGAGAGCCGAAAGGAGTTCCCATCTCCCGCAACAACCTAAACGCTTTCTATAACGCATACAGCCATCTGGACTGGCAATTGGACGAGAACGACCGTATGCTGCAAATGTTCGAACTAACCTTTGACGTTTCTATCGTTTCTTTCTTATTTCCCCTGGCAATAGGTGCATGCATATATACAGTCTCTCCGGAAGGCGTAAAGTATATCAATGTCATTGAAACCCTGGAAAAATACAACCTCACATTTGCTGCCGTAGCCCCCTCCCTACTCCAGTTATTATTACCCTATTTCTCTGAGATACAACTTCCTGAACTCAAATACCTGATAGTTACCGCCGAAGCATCGGATGTTGAATTACTATCTGCCTTCAGAGCCTGTGCTCCCAACGCCTCTTTTGTGAACCTGTATGGTCCCACAGAAGGAACAATTTATTGCACAGCCTACCGGATACCGACCACCTCATGCAAACATCATAACGGTATGATTGCTATAGGCAAGCCATTCGAAGGAGTAGATGTTCTAATTATGGATAATAACGGTAGCCCCGTCGCCACAGGCGAAACCGGAGAACTCTGGATCAGTGGCAGACAAGTGATGAACGGCTATTGGAACGCTCCTAAAAAGACCAAAGAATGCCTCATCGAAGGGAAGCATTGTATGGAACATTTCCCACTGAACACCAGCAGCAAAACCGATAGAAAAAGAATACTGGAACTAATATAA